The following proteins are co-located in the Macadamia integrifolia cultivar HAES 741 chromosome 3, SCU_Mint_v3, whole genome shotgun sequence genome:
- the LOC122074171 gene encoding uncharacterized protein LOC122074171, which yields MRHFLRSSDWGSFFCYMVIQDELLAEEIEKSRASDTNWIPPPLGCLLKYFVELEHDVDEGDKTSKWIMAISSCMRDMFHYARVSGLHILECIIDTALSAVKREQLQEVSNILSLYPLLQPLVAVMGWDLLPGKTLVRKKMMQLLWRSKSQELRLEEFSFYGKQSDEISCVEHLCGILCYRLDLASFVACVNSGRPWDSKSSLLFSGKDFQVNENEDVSLDPFVENFVLERLAVQTPLRGLDFVKGFKKGL from the exons ATGCGTCATTTTCTTCGTTCTTCTGATTGGGGTTCATTTTTCTGCTACATG GTCATTCAAGACGAGTTACTTGCTGAAGAAATTGAGAAGTCCAGAGCCTCTGATACGAACTGGATCCCACCCCCTCTTGGGTGTCTTCTCAAGTATTTTGTAGAATTGGAACATGATGTGGATGAAGGTGACAAAACTTCAAAGTGGATTATGGCAATCAGTTCTTGCATGAGAGATATGTTCCACTATGCTCGTGTCTCTGGATTACATATACTGGAGTGTATTATAGATACTGCACTATCTGCTGTGAAGAGGGAACAGCTTCAAGAAGTTAGCAAT ATTCTTTCACTCTATCCTCTTCTTCAACCCCTGGTAGCTGTTATGGGTTGGGATCTATTACCTGGTAAAACACTTGTCCGGAAGAAAATGATGCAATTATTGTGGAGAAGTAAATCACAGGAACTAAGGCTGGAAGAGTTTTCATTTTATGGAAAACAGTCAGATGAG ATATCTTGCGTGGAACATCTTTGTGGTATTCTATGTTATCGGCTGGATCTTGCTTCTTTTGTTGCCTGTGTCAATTCTGGTCGACCTTGGGATTCAAAATCTTCATTACTGTTTTCTGGGAAGGATTTTCAGGTGAATGAAAACGAGGACGTCAGTTTGGACccttttgttgaaaattttgttCTGGAACGACTTGCTGTCCAGACACCTTTGCGG